The following proteins are encoded in a genomic region of Necator americanus strain Aroian chromosome II, whole genome shotgun sequence:
- a CDS encoding hypothetical protein (NECATOR_CHRII.G6837.T1), whose translation MQIFSRPRTGIRVDGQPIELVDEFCYLGCTLKNNGSYEKDIQQRCAKATSALNSLTKCLWSTPITNEFKLVCHNKDFYTEIDVVYRRMTRGRYQHLAPPSKVAEVNRLRFFGNILRRPADRLVQRKKPPGRKRKFWTEVVKEDLRTLGVDRQFKRDVRFRRIWNSDEWIDSVQALAEDREGWAEQYSTRARIGKNADNRVRR comes from the exons ATGCAGATCTTTTCGAggcctcgaacgggaatcagggtggacggacaaccgatagaactcgtcgatgagttttgttacctgggctgtacgctgaagaacaacggcagctacgaaaaagatattcagcaaagatgcgctaaggccacttctgcactTAACTCTTTGAcaaaatgcctgtggtcgacccccatcaccaacgaattCAAGCT ggtatgtcacaataaAGATTTTTacacagaaattgatgtggtataccggcgaatgacacgtggaagatatcaacatcttgcaccgccatcgaaagtggctgaagtgaatcgtcttcgcttctttggcaatatattaaggagaccggctgatcgccttgttcaacga aagaagccacctggccgaaaacggaagttctggactgaagtagtgaaagaggacctgaggacactcggcgtggataggcagttcaagcgagacgtaaggtttcgcaggatatggaacagtgacgaatggattgattctgtgcaagctctcgcagaagatcgagaaggttgggcagagcagTATTCAACGAGGGCACGCATCGGCAAAAATGCGgataatcgcgtcaggcgatga
- a CDS encoding hypothetical protein (NECATOR_CHRII.G6836.T2) yields MFSCLNTVSGVAVGEATLPIWRQHFKTLLNRLAPSALELEHVHRPTYAVNEGPPTESEVLACTQKMKNGKSGGGDGISAEMIKYVPPSGIREMTKIIRSIWIDKRISDSLRHAIIIPLHSYPSRTLGARNDEQASFRPGRSTIDQAFIAAFDSPHRGRLLNALRADGVPGKFVRLLGDMNQRTIAAVQTPAGCTTPFEVVTGVRQRAGPFMFNFAIDDITKNKEQ; encoded by the exons atgttttccTGTCTCAACACTGTCAgtggagtagctgtcggtgaagcaacccttccaatttggaggcaacacttcaagaccttgctgaaccggctagcaccatCAGCTcttgaactcgaacacgttcatagaccgacgtATGCAGTTAACGAGgggccaccgaccgagtcggaggtcttGGCCTGtactcaaaaaatgaagaatggaaaatctggtggaggcgacgggattagcgcagaaatgataaaatatgttcctccgtctgggatccgtgaaatgacaaagatcatccgttcaatatggatagacaaAAGGATATCTGATTCGttgagacacgctatcataattcccctccacagttatccgtcacggacccttgGAGCTAGGAACGACGAGCAAGCtagctttcgtcctggccgatctacgattgaccaggcgTTCATC gccgcgttcgactctcctcaccgaggtcgtcttctcaacgcgctccgcgccgatggagtaccaggaaagttcgttcgcttgcttggtGACATGAATCAGCGAACAATTGCTGCAGTTcaaacaccagccggatgtacaacaccgtttgaggtggtaactggagtgagacaaaGGGCAGGACCCTtcatgttcaatttcgccatcgacgacatcacaaagaacaaagaacagtag
- a CDS encoding hypothetical protein (NECATOR_CHRII.G6836.T1): MFSCLNTVSGVAVGEATLPIWRQHFKTLLNRLAPSALELEHVHRPTYAVNEGPPTESEVLACTQKMKNGKSGGGDGISAEMIKYVPPSGIREMTKIIRSIWIDKRISDSLRHAIIIPLHSYPSRTLGARNDEQASFRPGRSTIDQAFIVRRVIEIW; this comes from the coding sequence atgttttccTGTCTCAACACTGTCAgtggagtagctgtcggtgaagcaacccttccaatttggaggcaacacttcaagaccttgctgaaccggctagcaccatCAGCTcttgaactcgaacacgttcatagaccgacgtATGCAGTTAACGAGgggccaccgaccgagtcggaggtcttGGCCTGtactcaaaaaatgaagaatggaaaatctggtggaggcgacgggattagcgcagaaatgataaaatatgttcctccgtctgggatccgtgaaatgacaaagatcatccgttcaatatggatagacaaAAGGATATCTGATTCGttgagacacgctatcataattcccctccacagttatccgtcacggacccttgGAGCTAGGAACGACGAGCAAGCtagctttcgtcctggccgatctacgattgaccaggcgTTCATCGTGagaagagtgatcgaaatctggtag